The Chlorocebus sabaeus isolate Y175 chromosome 6, mChlSab1.0.hap1, whole genome shotgun sequence genome has a segment encoding these proteins:
- the LOC140711841 gene encoding pregnancy-specific beta-1-glycoprotein 7-like encodes MGPLSAPPCTLHITWKELLLTVLLFIFWNPPTTAQVTIEAQPTKVSEGKDILLLVQNLPQNLTGYVWFKGQITNYHQFIIAYAIDSKNITVGPAYSGRETVYSNASLLIQNVTQKDTGSYTIEIIKQGDETKGVTGHFTLYVDIPKPYISSSNLNPKGGAETVILSCDPDTQDVSYLWWINGQSLPISRKLQLSENNRTLSLFGVTKDTAGPYECEMKNPVSSSRSDPVTLNLLSELPKPYITSNNFNPMENKNVVALTCEPKTEGYTYLWRVNGQSLPVSPRLKEPGKNRILILTNVIRNDTGPYECEIWDRVGSICSDPVTLDVLYGPDVPLVLPATTYYDAGTTLYLSCFADSNPPAEYSWTVNGKFLQSGSELSIPQITTEHSGIYRCAARNSATGRERYRFRRIKVLQGGSPQVTYAGQNTGPQEILPL; translated from the exons ATGGGGCCCCTGTCAGCGCCTCCCTGCACACTGCACATCACCTGGAAGGAGCTCCTGCTCACAG TATTACTTTTCATCTTCTGGAACCCGCCCACCACTGCCCAAGTCACGATTGAAGCCCAGCCAACCAAAGTTTCCGAGGGGAAAGATATTCTTCTACTTGTCCAGAATTTGCCCCAGAATCTTACTGGCTACGTCTGGTTCAAAGGGCAAATAACGAACTACCATCAATTCATTATTGCATATGCAATAGACAGTAAAAATATTACAGTTGGGCCTGCATACAGTGGACGAGAAACAGTATATTCCAATGCATCCCTGCTGATCCAGAATGTCACCCAGAAGGACACAGGATCCTACACCATAGAAATCATAAAGCAAGGTGATGAGACTAAAGGAGTAACTGGACATTTCACCTTATACG TGGATATTCCCAAGCCCTACATCTCCAGCAGCAACTTAAACCCCAAGGGGGGCGCGGAGACTGTGATCTTATCCTGTGATCCTGACACTCAGGACGTAAGCTACCTGTGGTGGATAAATGGTCAGAGCCTCCCTATCAGTCGCAAGTTGCAGCTGTCCGAAAACAACAGGACCCTCAGTCTATTTGGTGTCACAAAGGATACTGCAGGACCCTATGAATGTGAAATGAAGAACCCAGTGAGTTCCAGCCGCAGTGACCCAGTCACCCTGAATCTCCTCT CGGAGCTGCCCAAGCCCTACATCACCAGCAACAACTTCAATCCCATGGAGAATAAGAATGTTGTAGCCTTAACCTGTGAACCTAAGACTGAGGGCTACACCTACTTGTGGAGGGTAAATGGTCAGAGCCTCCCGGTCAGTCCTAGGCTAAAGGAACCCGGTAAAAACAGGATCCTTATTCTAACCAATGTCATAAGAAATGACACAGGACCCTATGAATGTGAAATATGGGACCGAGTTGGTAGCATCTGCAGTGACCCAGTCACCCTAGATGTCCTTT ATGGTCCAGACGTCCCCTTGGTTTTGCCTGCAACTACCTATTACGATGCAGGAACAACCCTCTACTTGTCCTGCTTCGCGGACTCTAACCCACCGGCAGAGTATTCTTGGACGGTTAATGGGAAATTTCTGCAATCAGGATCAGAGCTCTCTATCCCCCAAATTACTACAGAGCATAGTGGGATCTATCGTTGCGCTGCTCGTAACTCAGCCACTGGCAGGGAACGTTACAGATTCAGGAGGATCAAAGTCTTAC agggaGGGTCTCCCCAGGTTACCTATGCTGGTCAAAACACcgggcctcaagaaatcctcccattgtga